The following are encoded in a window of Paenibacillaceae bacterium GAS479 genomic DNA:
- a CDS encoding cysteine synthase A, which yields MSKKIVNSVVELIGDTPAVRINRLVGPNDAEVYIKLEMLNPSGSVKDRAAYNLIAQAELDGRLQPGATIIEPTSGNTGIGLAMNAAAKGYKAILIMPDNMTKERINLLKAYGAEVVLTPAAERMPGAIRKAQELNAQIPNSFIPQQFENKANPDIHRTTTALEIIEQMEGRLDAFVASSGTGGTITGTGEVLKEKLPGIRILVVEPKGSPVLSGGEPGPHKLVGTSPGFVPAILNTNVYDEIVQVDDEDAVQTTRDLASREGILVGPSAGATVWAALQEARRLGPGKRVLCIAADTGERYLSMGIFF from the coding sequence ATGAGCAAAAAAATCGTGAACAGCGTAGTTGAACTGATTGGCGACACCCCGGCAGTCCGCATTAATCGTCTCGTGGGCCCGAACGATGCCGAGGTGTACATTAAGCTTGAAATGCTAAACCCGAGCGGCAGTGTGAAGGATCGTGCCGCTTACAACCTGATCGCCCAGGCCGAGCTGGATGGTCGGTTGCAGCCAGGCGCAACGATCATCGAGCCCACAAGCGGCAATACCGGCATAGGCCTCGCGATGAATGCGGCAGCCAAAGGTTATAAGGCAATTCTAATCATGCCGGACAACATGACCAAAGAGCGTATTAACCTGTTGAAGGCTTACGGCGCGGAAGTGGTACTGACACCAGCAGCGGAACGCATGCCTGGCGCGATTCGCAAAGCGCAGGAGCTAAACGCGCAAATTCCGAATAGCTTCATCCCGCAGCAATTCGAGAACAAGGCGAACCCGGACATTCATCGCACGACGACAGCTCTCGAGATTATCGAGCAGATGGAAGGCCGTCTCGACGCCTTTGTCGCTTCCTCGGGAACGGGCGGAACGATTACCGGCACTGGCGAAGTACTGAAGGAGAAGCTGCCGGGCATCCGCATTCTCGTCGTCGAGCCGAAGGGCTCGCCAGTTCTCTCCGGCGGAGAGCCTGGCCCCCACAAGCTCGTCGGCACCAGCCCCGGCTTCGTGCCCGCGATTCTGAACACGAACGTGTACGATGAGATCGTACAGGTTGACGACGAAGATGCGGTGCAGACGACGCGCGATCTCGCTTCCCGCGAAGGCATCCTAGTCGGCCCGTCCGCCGGCGCTACCGTCTGGGCGGCGCTTCAGGAAGCCCGCCGTCTCGGCCCGGGCAAACGGGTGCTGTGCATCGCCGCGGATACGGGCGAACGCTACTTGAGCATGGGGATCTTTTTCTAG
- a CDS encoding NitT/TauT family transport system permease protein, translating to MAWEAAYRLIGWPSWKFPSALQTFETLYNGFVDGNLLEATYQSMKRLLTAFVISISIGTVLGFLFARYRWLDETLGFLVVALQTVPSIAWLPFAIIWFGLSDTSVIFITALGATWTMAMSSRTGIINIPPIYTKAAQTLGTGTGFRMFFQIMVPASFPHLITGVRVAWAFAWRALVAGELIARGVGLGQNLQAGRDLGDTALILSVVFIIGILGTISDHFCFKKLEEKILVRYGLAGVKK from the coding sequence TTGGCATGGGAAGCGGCATATAGACTGATCGGCTGGCCGTCCTGGAAGTTTCCTTCGGCGCTTCAGACTTTTGAGACGCTGTACAATGGATTCGTTGATGGGAACCTGCTTGAAGCGACCTACCAAAGCATGAAGCGGCTGCTAACCGCGTTTGTCATTTCGATATCCATCGGCACAGTGCTCGGCTTCTTGTTCGCCCGCTATCGGTGGCTGGACGAAACGCTCGGTTTCCTCGTCGTCGCCTTGCAGACGGTGCCAAGCATCGCTTGGCTCCCGTTCGCGATCATCTGGTTCGGCCTCAGCGATACATCGGTTATTTTCATTACCGCGCTAGGAGCTACCTGGACGATGGCCATGTCAAGCCGAACAGGCATCATCAACATCCCTCCTATTTATACAAAAGCAGCTCAGACGCTCGGAACTGGCACGGGATTTCGCATGTTTTTTCAAATCATGGTTCCCGCTTCATTCCCTCATCTGATCACCGGGGTACGGGTGGCGTGGGCGTTCGCTTGGCGCGCGCTGGTCGCCGGCGAGCTGATTGCCAGAGGTGTCGGGCTTGGCCAGAACCTGCAGGCCGGCCGCGATCTTGGCGATACGGCGCTCATCTTGTCAGTCGTTTTCATCATCGGCATTCTCGGAACGATCTCCGACCACTTCTGCTTCAAGAAGCTTGAGGAGAAAATTCTTGTCCGTTATGGCTTAGCCGGCGTCAAAAAATAA
- a CDS encoding Histidine kinase-, DNA gyrase B-, and HSP90-like ATPase → MKKLIGYLGVICALIAILYIIFSDQDTGAVKIKAVDGVLNLRELKDSPFVSLAGDWKFTAEAFVSPTDFNNKAENLPVPGAWASDVEWGSYQLMVYLPDHWSDELGLRVRNIWSAHTIYVDGIPLSKIGTVAATKQATTPDNPSYEAYFKPGSQQLLITIHASNFYNTRGGIVLPIDFGDAEQMKEDVQRDLSLEWTATLWLLLFSMFHMTIYLLRTKDEAFLYSGLHFLLLALVIVLRGERLFIREFPSFPFELYFRLQDTVTFLAAILLIVFIVKMIPSIMSRKTMHLLFLPILVYSFLNAVLPARKISVTQYPLFYYFDALILGIIVRIFYLTLKKRINISRNEAVILLLMLLFLAVFAISASSDSLFFTGRNYMNRIGFIGFLVMMNVFLGIRLMNRAEESEQLSTRLQKANDAKDAFLKVTTQDLQRPLHDAVHLVGAIAREPSREKQAEQLYLAEQLMGNMVYLLRDLHDFTRIRFDDYAIQLKSTNLRMVILHVIQLMQFTFTKKKIVINEQIPKQLYVWADEQRLTQVFIRIMTEISHDTAEDRLTIESMQVGTDVLLRVTSAGESSANRDRPHSSGLMMTEELIQQMNGSITYEHLQGELRFTVTLAFSEFKDPVTVTEHEYNLQSVVHVEDRALGTLLIVDDDAMHAEVMRDMLGDTYTVRIAYTAQEALEYYSNHPEVAMMIVDDIIPGDMNSLELLRQIRNQASLMDLPILMMISSEYPRHIEMIFAAGANDYLLKPFPKETLMARLNATEQTKQSMLKAIEYEMAFLQTQIKPHFLYNALSNIIAFCYTDGERAAHLLTMLSSFLRYIFETSRDGQFSTLQKEMEIIEAYVEVEKARFGERLTFASDIDPSIAVEQVLIPSLLLQPLVENAIRHGLFDKEGPGHVQVTVSLRESFLNISVADDGVGMSAMQCAQLMRGANAKAGIGFTNVRRRVHDLTQGSLEINSSPGNGTTIQIMIPMKEGQE, encoded by the coding sequence ATGAAGAAACTAATTGGTTATCTGGGTGTAATATGCGCCTTAATCGCCATTCTCTATATCATTTTTAGCGACCAGGACACAGGCGCCGTCAAAATCAAAGCCGTAGACGGCGTACTTAACTTGCGAGAGCTCAAGGATTCACCGTTTGTATCGTTAGCTGGCGATTGGAAATTCACCGCCGAAGCTTTTGTATCCCCGACTGACTTTAATAACAAAGCCGAAAATCTGCCCGTACCCGGTGCCTGGGCATCGGATGTCGAGTGGGGCTCCTATCAGTTAATGGTATACCTGCCCGATCACTGGTCAGATGAGCTTGGTCTCCGCGTTCGAAATATTTGGTCCGCCCACACCATTTACGTCGATGGTATACCTCTCTCAAAAATAGGAACAGTGGCAGCAACCAAACAAGCGACAACCCCGGATAATCCTTCCTATGAAGCCTATTTTAAACCGGGCAGCCAACAGCTCCTTATTACCATTCATGCATCCAATTTCTATAACACGAGAGGCGGCATCGTACTGCCGATCGATTTCGGCGACGCCGAGCAGATGAAGGAAGATGTGCAGCGAGATCTTTCCCTGGAGTGGACGGCTACCTTATGGTTGCTGCTGTTCAGCATGTTCCATATGACGATCTACTTGCTGCGAACGAAGGACGAAGCCTTCTTGTACAGTGGACTGCACTTTCTGCTGTTGGCGTTGGTCATCGTCCTGCGAGGAGAGCGGCTATTCATTCGGGAGTTCCCATCGTTTCCCTTTGAACTCTATTTTCGCCTGCAGGATACCGTTACCTTCCTGGCCGCCATCTTGCTCATTGTTTTTATCGTCAAAATGATTCCTTCTATTATGAGTAGAAAGACGATGCATCTTCTTTTTCTGCCGATCCTGGTCTATTCATTCTTAAATGCGGTCCTCCCGGCCAGAAAAATATCGGTTACGCAGTATCCGCTCTTTTATTACTTCGATGCATTAATCCTAGGCATTATTGTTCGCATCTTCTATTTGACGCTAAAAAAGCGAATTAATATAAGTAGAAATGAAGCCGTCATCCTTTTATTGATGCTTCTGTTTTTAGCCGTATTCGCCATAAGCGCTTCATCGGACAGTTTATTTTTTACAGGGCGAAACTACATGAATCGTATTGGATTTATTGGATTTCTCGTGATGATGAATGTTTTTCTTGGCATACGTCTGATGAACCGGGCTGAGGAGTCAGAGCAACTTAGTACCAGACTGCAGAAAGCAAACGATGCTAAGGATGCTTTCTTGAAAGTTACGACTCAGGATTTGCAAAGGCCTCTGCATGATGCCGTCCATCTAGTGGGGGCGATTGCCCGGGAGCCCAGTCGCGAGAAGCAAGCGGAGCAATTGTACTTGGCTGAGCAGCTGATGGGGAACATGGTGTATTTGCTGAGAGATCTGCATGATTTTACCCGCATTCGATTTGATGATTACGCGATTCAGCTTAAATCCACCAATCTTCGGATGGTCATCCTCCATGTCATTCAGCTGATGCAGTTTACCTTCACGAAGAAGAAGATCGTAATCAACGAACAAATTCCGAAACAGCTTTACGTATGGGCAGATGAGCAGCGCTTGACGCAGGTATTTATCCGAATTATGACAGAAATCTCTCACGATACCGCAGAAGACCGACTGACCATTGAATCTATGCAGGTCGGCACGGATGTCCTGCTTCGAGTGACTTCTGCCGGTGAATCTTCAGCGAATCGGGATCGCCCGCATTCTTCGGGGCTGATGATGACGGAAGAACTCATTCAACAGATGAACGGAAGCATCACATATGAACATTTGCAAGGCGAACTTCGCTTTACGGTCACACTAGCGTTTAGCGAATTTAAAGATCCAGTTACAGTAACGGAGCATGAATATAACCTACAATCTGTGGTGCATGTGGAAGATCGGGCGTTAGGAACGCTCTTGATTGTCGATGATGACGCGATGCATGCGGAAGTCATGAGAGACATGCTGGGGGATACCTACACGGTGCGAATCGCTTATACGGCTCAAGAAGCGCTTGAGTATTATAGCAATCATCCGGAAGTCGCGATGATGATCGTAGATGATATCATTCCTGGGGACATGAATAGTTTGGAATTGCTTCGGCAAATCCGTAACCAGGCATCCTTAATGGACCTGCCGATCTTAATGATGATTTCTTCCGAATATCCCAGACATATTGAGATGATTTTCGCTGCTGGCGCTAATGATTATTTACTGAAGCCTTTTCCCAAAGAGACCTTGATGGCTCGCTTGAATGCCACAGAACAAACGAAGCAGTCTATGCTGAAAGCGATTGAGTATGAAATGGCCTTTCTGCAAACCCAAATCAAACCGCATTTTCTCTATAACGCACTTAGCAACATTATTGCCTTTTGCTATACGGATGGAGAGCGTGCAGCTCATCTGCTAACGATGCTCAGTTCTTTCTTGCGTTATATATTCGAGACGAGCCGGGACGGACAATTCTCTACCCTCCAGAAGGAAATGGAAATTATCGAGGCCTATGTAGAGGTGGAAAAGGCTAGATTTGGCGAGCGGTTAACCTTTGCTAGTGACATCGATCCGTCCATTGCCGTGGAGCAGGTTCTGATTCCTAGCCTGCTCCTGCAGCCTTTAGTCGAGAATGCGATTCGCCACGGCCTATTCGACAAGGAAGGTCCAGGTCATGTTCAGGTCACTGTTTCCTTGCGCGAATCCTTTTTAAACATATCCGTCGCCGATGATGGCGTAGGCATGTCTGCCATGCAGTGCGCTCAATTAATGAGGGGAGCGAATGCCAAGGCCGGAATCGGCTTTACGAATGTTCGTCGGCGCGTCCATGATCTCACCCAAGGAAGCCTGGAGATTAACTCGTCGCCGGGCAATGGAACAACCATTCAAATCATGATTCCCATGAAGGAGGGACAAGAGTAA
- a CDS encoding NitT/TauT family transport system ATP-binding protein: MLIEIRNVTKQFQSRGQSELFTALDDVSLTIGKGEFVSLLGPSGCGKSTLMNLVAGLETATGSVEVAGKQVTGPGPDRVVVFQEHALFPWLTVLENVAFGLKQKGIGKKERTELAMEQIRSVHLSKFVDRYPHELSGGMRQRAAIARALAMDPDILLMDEPFAALDEQTRLILHRELEDIWLRTKKTILFVTHNIREAVMLSDRVVVMSTRPGAIKKEFKVQAARPRHKADSLLHHVENSIMECLRDELDKVIKEEMGDEYSLKKDAVPGDSDLGMGSGI; the protein is encoded by the coding sequence GTGTTGATAGAAATCCGGAACGTCACGAAACAATTCCAATCCCGGGGCCAGAGCGAGCTGTTTACGGCCTTGGACGATGTCAGTTTAACAATCGGCAAAGGCGAATTCGTGTCTTTGCTTGGCCCTTCGGGGTGCGGAAAGTCCACCCTGATGAACCTAGTCGCGGGACTCGAAACAGCGACGGGTTCTGTCGAGGTTGCAGGAAAGCAGGTAACGGGACCCGGACCTGACCGCGTTGTCGTATTTCAGGAGCATGCTCTTTTCCCATGGCTGACCGTTCTGGAGAACGTCGCCTTTGGACTTAAGCAGAAAGGCATCGGCAAAAAGGAGCGGACGGAACTCGCGATGGAGCAAATCAGATCCGTACACCTTAGCAAGTTCGTCGATCGTTATCCCCATGAGTTGTCCGGCGGCATGCGTCAACGTGCGGCCATCGCACGTGCGCTGGCAATGGATCCGGACATTCTGCTGATGGATGAGCCCTTCGCTGCTCTGGACGAACAGACCCGGCTGATTTTGCACCGCGAGCTTGAGGACATCTGGCTACGCACGAAAAAGACCATTCTGTTCGTTACTCATAACATCCGCGAAGCGGTTATGCTCTCCGATCGCGTCGTCGTCATGTCGACCCGCCCGGGAGCGATCAAAAAGGAATTCAAGGTACAGGCCGCAAGGCCCCGTCACAAGGCGGACTCCTTGTTACATCACGTAGAGAATAGCATCATGGAGTGCCTGCGGGACGAACTCGATAAAGTCATCAAGGAGGAAATGGGCGATGAGTACAGCCTTAAGAAGGACGCTGTTCCTGGCGATTCTGATCTTGGCATGGGAAGCGGCATATAG
- a CDS encoding S-layer homology domain-containing protein: MLELTIFTICFVGGCCSTVYLFINGDKGSLVSVSVGFHKVTKLTGWVKQLKKTKTIISMIVATLLIITNMPMAYALSPVAEVYYNSGTSVYDSSNFESQLNDAVKAKLIAGGVNPKYVSIMDASADRTTVSDTTYVHNGYDSWYIKPSAITPMVETPDYNHVQISNGGNTLTFYGYTSPAYKDFMLTQGSPSGKKIITFDMDESKVDYHSMEGGGFLFNTEIDSNGKLSGYSILYVQGAVRVYKINGVDATALHNEKSRALSSMPGVTQIGSFVKGASTHHSIKVVATDTTLNMWDNGDQIIRNLTLPNVYGDEFGPIVSHVGHGCGIISIFAFDNMKLFSTSSKPLDVAADKINWGTSPLRYIVNINDDPRGELDGGTNQSKLTESFNNSGAQYVGVTSATYEVIDQTFIDGITNGGQHVNSDKSSADIIEEIADRIANQLISDYKDGILAIEKAEDKTDIGYKLGETKNSVKNNLTLQQDDGVTTVWSSDQPSVIAPDGTVKRPVIAQSGTYVTLTATITKDGLTSEKTFTVYVIAADPAPLGDLSAVAGNGQVTLNFPALTGATSIVVEQSTDGTNFTPVSPVETLDTASTSATVIGLTNGETYYFRLNVGSGPYAGVSNVVDASPSKSLTTLSAVAGNQQVTLNFPALTGATSIVVEQSTDGTNFTPVSPVETLDAASTSATLTGLTNGETYSFRLNVGSGSYAGVSNVVDASPSEPITTLSAVAGIEQVTLKFPALTGATNIVVEQSTDGTTFRPVSPLETLDAVATSATLAGLSSNETYYFRLNVESGPYAGMSNVVTIKPNAPVEIPPVEIPPVEVPPAGNTDGVQQPAPTMKPEVIVSDQANGGKVVQEIITKLVGNNLKVTGEIISANGQKLNLPNIVMSQDGSFTLPQLPSGEYTLSLNVFAPNGEKLAGPAGKLTVDSNGNAKLAVDLVDPYGTILDTVTNQPVAGVNMQLYWADTELNRSKGRVPGTLVQLPELPDFAPNKNHNPQISSTSGQYGWMVYADGDYYFTGEKNGYIIFDSRSDKREERFGDDSYIKDGLIHVGDTIVEFSFSTKPKVKSTGDHSAYMVGYPDDTFQADRGIIRSEMAAILSRLYTSAAGSNKASYSDVSAKHWAANAITAASNNEWMVGFSDKTFKPKKQITRAEFAQILMNVYQWDTAQESTYTDVAGHWAEKAIATAEKQGVLVHFTEKNFNPNQSITRLEVIRILNGLLDRKPWDIKVGPEWTDIPEDHSNYLDIMEASIPHSFEHLETGIENWKE; encoded by the coding sequence ATGTTGGAATTAACAATTTTTACAATATGCTTTGTTGGAGGGTGTTGCAGCACAGTTTATTTATTCATTAATGGGGATAAGGGGTCACTGGTCAGTGTCAGTGTAGGATTTCACAAGGTTACTAAACTTACAGGATGGGTGAAACAGTTGAAAAAAACAAAAACGATAATCTCGATGATAGTGGCAACGCTATTAATTATTACGAATATGCCAATGGCATATGCGCTTTCGCCGGTAGCAGAGGTTTACTATAACTCCGGAACGAGTGTTTATGATTCTAGTAATTTTGAGAGCCAATTGAATGATGCTGTTAAAGCTAAGCTGATAGCTGGAGGCGTAAATCCTAAGTATGTGTCGATCATGGACGCGAGTGCAGACCGGACAACGGTATCGGATACGACTTATGTGCATAACGGTTATGACAGCTGGTATATTAAACCTTCAGCTATCACTCCGATGGTTGAAACCCCTGATTACAATCATGTTCAAATTTCCAATGGAGGCAACACGTTAACCTTCTATGGTTATACCTCACCTGCTTATAAGGATTTCATGCTGACGCAAGGAAGCCCTTCAGGCAAAAAAATCATCACCTTCGATATGGATGAATCCAAAGTGGATTATCACAGCATGGAAGGCGGCGGTTTTCTATTTAATACGGAGATAGACAGCAACGGAAAATTAAGCGGTTATTCGATTTTATATGTTCAAGGTGCTGTCAGAGTATACAAAATCAATGGTGTGGACGCAACCGCACTACATAATGAGAAGAGCAGAGCTTTGAGTTCCATGCCAGGCGTTACCCAAATCGGAAGTTTCGTGAAAGGGGCATCCACTCACCACAGCATTAAAGTCGTAGCAACGGATACGACGTTGAACATGTGGGATAATGGTGACCAAATCATTAGGAATTTAACTCTCCCAAATGTTTACGGAGATGAATTTGGTCCGATCGTTAGCCATGTAGGCCATGGCTGCGGGATTATTTCGATTTTTGCATTTGATAATATGAAGTTGTTTTCGACTTCGAGCAAGCCATTGGATGTAGCCGCGGATAAAATCAATTGGGGAACGTCCCCGCTGCGTTATATCGTGAACATTAACGATGACCCTCGCGGAGAATTAGACGGGGGAACGAATCAATCTAAACTGACGGAGTCATTCAATAACAGCGGCGCACAATATGTTGGAGTAACCAGCGCCACGTATGAGGTTATCGACCAAACGTTTATCGACGGCATTACAAACGGCGGTCAGCATGTCAATTCCGATAAGTCCAGTGCTGATATCATTGAAGAAATAGCTGATCGAATCGCGAACCAACTCATTTCGGATTATAAAGATGGTATTCTGGCCATTGAAAAGGCAGAGGACAAAACCGATATCGGGTATAAACTCGGAGAAACGAAAAACTCGGTGAAAAACAATCTTACACTGCAACAAGACGATGGCGTAACCACCGTCTGGTCCTCTGACCAGCCGTCGGTCATCGCGCCAGATGGAACCGTGAAAAGGCCGGTAATCGCTCAATCGGGAACTTACGTGACCTTGACGGCAACCATCACCAAAGACGGGCTTACTAGCGAGAAGACATTTACGGTTTATGTGATTGCGGCTGATCCAGCTCCTTTAGGCGATTTGTCGGCTGTTGCAGGCAATGGGCAAGTGACATTGAATTTCCCTGCTCTAACGGGGGCAACGAGCATCGTTGTTGAACAGTCTACCGATGGAACAAACTTTACTCCAGTGAGCCCGGTGGAGACGCTGGATACTGCTTCAACTAGTGCAACCGTAATCGGATTAACGAACGGCGAAACCTACTATTTCCGACTGAACGTCGGATCGGGCCCATATGCAGGCGTGTCCAATGTGGTCGATGCCTCGCCTTCAAAATCGTTGACCACTTTGTCGGCCGTTGCAGGCAACCAGCAAGTGACATTGAATTTCCCTGCTTTAACAGGGGCAACGAGCATCGTTGTTGAACAGTCTACCGATGGAACAAACTTTACTCCGGTTAGCCCGGTGGAGACGCTGGATGCTGCTTCAACAAGTGCAACCTTAACCGGATTAACGAACGGAGAAACCTACTCTTTCCGATTAAACGTCGGATCTGGTTCATATGCAGGCGTGTCCAATGTGGTCGATGCCTCGCCTTCGGAACCAATCACCACTTTGTCGGCCGTTGCAGGCATTGAACAAGTGACATTGAAATTCCCTGCTTTAACGGGGGCAACGAACATTGTTGTAGAACAATCTACAGACGGAACTACCTTTAGACCGGTTAGCCCATTGGAGACGCTGGATGCTGTTGCAACAAGTGCAACGTTAGCGGGTTTATCGAGTAACGAAACTTACTATTTCCGATTAAACGTGGAATCGGGTCCATATGCAGGTATGTCTAATGTGGTTACTATCAAACCAAACGCGCCTGTTGAAATCCCACCTGTAGAAATTCCACCTGTAGAAGTTCCGCCTGCAGGAAATACGGATGGTGTACAACAGCCTGCACCTACAATGAAACCGGAAGTCATTGTTTCGGACCAAGCGAACGGTGGCAAAGTTGTTCAGGAGATCATTACGAAGCTCGTCGGAAACAACTTGAAAGTAACCGGCGAAATAATATCAGCAAACGGCCAAAAGCTGAATCTGCCCAATATTGTGATGAGCCAAGACGGCAGCTTTACGCTTCCGCAACTCCCATCCGGCGAATATACTTTGTCGCTGAACGTGTTTGCGCCTAACGGAGAGAAGCTGGCGGGTCCTGCCGGTAAGCTAACTGTGGATAGCAATGGAAATGCCAAGTTGGCGGTTGATCTGGTCGATCCATATGGTACGATTCTCGATACGGTGACAAATCAGCCTGTTGCAGGAGTGAATATGCAATTGTATTGGGCGGATACGGAACTGAATCGTTCCAAAGGCAGAGTGCCGGGAACGCTTGTTCAACTTCCTGAGCTTCCGGATTTTGCGCCGAACAAAAATCACAACCCACAGATAAGCTCAACCAGCGGCCAATATGGCTGGATGGTTTACGCAGATGGTGATTACTACTTTACAGGTGAGAAGAATGGCTACATCATTTTTGACAGTCGTTCCGATAAGCGTGAAGAGCGTTTTGGGGATGACAGCTATATTAAGGACGGCCTCATCCATGTCGGAGACACGATTGTGGAATTCAGTTTCTCTACAAAGCCGAAAGTAAAGTCAACAGGCGATCATAGTGCTTACATGGTTGGATATCCAGATGATACTTTCCAAGCGGATCGAGGAATTATCCGGTCGGAGATGGCTGCGATCTTGTCCCGTTTGTATACATCTGCAGCGGGCTCTAACAAAGCATCGTATTCAGATGTCAGTGCAAAACATTGGGCTGCGAATGCGATCACGGCTGCATCCAATAATGAATGGATGGTCGGATTCAGCGACAAGACTTTCAAACCGAAGAAACAAATCACTCGGGCGGAATTCGCGCAGATCCTCATGAATGTGTACCAATGGGACACCGCACAGGAAAGCACATATACGGACGTAGCAGGACACTGGGCTGAAAAAGCCATCGCAACGGCCGAGAAGCAAGGTGTGCTGGTGCATTTTACGGAGAAGAACTTCAATCCGAATCAATCCATTACGAGATTAGAGGTTATTAGAATCCTTAATGGGCTGCTGGATCGTAAACCTTGGGATATCAAGGTTGGACCGGAATGGACCGATATTCCGGAAGATCACAGCAATTATTTAGACATCATGGAAGCTTCGATTCCGCATTCTTTCGAGCATCTTGAAACTGGAATTGAAAATTGGAAGGAATAG
- a CDS encoding NitT/TauT family transport system substrate-binding protein: MKKLITTLVSVVLAMTVLTACGGKNSEAPSGSEGSSKDAITVRLGVFKNITHAPSYVALDKGYFQKEFGDNVKIEVLSFDNGSEFSTALATGEIDIGTVGPGPSTNQYVKSKNFRVVSGSNNGGAVLVVGKDSGITDVKELVGKTVAIPTKGSTNEISLRLLLQQAGLKVTDDSTGVQIIARAPADTLIAMRQKEIDATLIPEPWGTQMEQEGIGSILVDWNKIPPNNGDYPLSIMVASDKFIKEHRDLVKAAIKANLQAIDFIEKSPDEAYASINNQLKELTGKAMDVELIKAALARCHITSDVSKEAIEEMAKVSIEAGYIKDITVDTLDLSEFVDLSMLEEVKTEK, encoded by the coding sequence ATGAAAAAGCTGATCACCACTCTTGTATCCGTGGTCCTGGCCATGACGGTACTGACCGCCTGCGGCGGTAAAAACAGTGAGGCTCCGAGCGGTTCCGAAGGCTCGTCCAAAGATGCGATCACCGTCCGTCTCGGTGTGTTCAAAAACATTACGCATGCACCGAGTTATGTCGCGCTTGATAAAGGCTACTTCCAGAAAGAGTTTGGAGACAACGTAAAAATCGAAGTTCTTTCGTTTGATAATGGCTCCGAATTTTCCACCGCATTAGCTACAGGCGAAATCGATATCGGCACGGTTGGCCCCGGTCCGTCCACGAACCAATACGTGAAATCGAAAAACTTCCGCGTCGTCTCCGGCTCCAATAACGGCGGCGCCGTGCTCGTTGTAGGCAAGGATTCGGGAATCACCGATGTGAAAGAACTCGTTGGCAAAACGGTCGCGATTCCAACCAAGGGAAGCACAAACGAAATCTCCCTGCGCTTGCTGCTCCAGCAGGCCGGCCTTAAAGTAACGGACGATTCCACGGGCGTACAGATCATCGCTCGCGCGCCTGCCGACACGCTTATTGCGATGCGCCAGAAGGAGATCGACGCGACTCTTATTCCAGAGCCGTGGGGGACTCAAATGGAGCAAGAGGGCATTGGCTCCATTCTCGTCGACTGGAACAAGATTCCGCCAAACAACGGCGACTATCCGCTGTCGATCATGGTTGCGAGCGATAAATTTATTAAAGAGCATCGCGATCTTGTCAAAGCCGCGATTAAGGCTAACCTTCAAGCCATCGACTTCATCGAGAAATCTCCAGACGAAGCCTATGCCTCGATCAACAACCAGCTCAAAGAGCTAACGGGCAAAGCGATGGACGTAGAGCTGATCAAGGCTGCTCTGGCCCGCTGCCACATCACTTCCGATGTCAGCAAGGAAGCAATCGAAGAAATGGCGAAGGTGTCCATCGAAGCCGGTTATATTAAAGATATTACGGTCGACACCCTCGACCTGAGCGAATTCGTCGACTTGTCGATGCTTGAAGAAGTTAAGACAGAGAAATAG
- a CDS encoding antitoxin MazE codes for MNGVIKVTNEKPNVTRYSRKVGRMGNSLGVSLPKGLATKLDISQGDEIEFIENDRGEVIVKKARQNKLPDHVRPEVLEAFFDVFEEDEGILEDLRNR; via the coding sequence ATGAATGGTGTGATTAAAGTGACAAATGAAAAACCGAATGTGACCCGATATTCCCGGAAAGTAGGGAGAATGGGCAATAGTTTGGGAGTCAGCCTGCCCAAAGGCTTGGCTACCAAGCTCGATATTTCGCAAGGTGATGAAATTGAATTTATAGAAAATGACCGTGGGGAAGTAATCGTAAAGAAAGCTCGGCAAAACAAACTTCCTGATCATGTTCGTCCTGAAGTTCTGGAAGCTTTTTTTGATGTATTTGAAGAGGATGAAGGGATTCTTGAAGACCTGAGGAACCGATGA